The DNA window CATATTTCTGGAAAGATGCGTAAGAACTACATTCGTATATTAACAGGTGACAAAGTTACCGTTGAGATGACTCCTTACGACCTAAGTAAAGGCCGTATCATCTATAGAGCGCGTTAATAATCCAACCGAGACCATCGCGCTAAACAGTTTCGCTGCGATAGGACTCAAACGATGCTAGCTTGTAATGACAATAGTCAACTAGAAAACAAGCAAAAAAGTTTCAAAAAAAACCGCCTTTCGGCGGTTTTTTAATGTCTTTCGATTACTGGACTTTACCTAAGCTTCTGTCTTCGCTTTGGTTACAGGTACATATGCAAACGTTAACTTGTCATCTTTAAGGTCAACTTTCACTTCACCACCATTACTCAGTTTGCCAAACAGTAACTCAGCGGCAAGATCCTTTTTAAGCTTCTCTTGAATAATACGAGCCATCGGTCTTGCGCCCATTGATTTGTCGTAGCCTTTCTTAGCTAACCAATCACGTGCGCTGTCTGACACCTCTAATGACACACCCTTCTGATCAAGCTGTGCTTGTAATTCGATAATAAACTTATCAACTACCTGCAATATAACTTGCTCATCCAAATGATTGAACCAAACGATACCATCGAGTCGGTTTCTAAACTCGGGTGAGAATGTCTTATTAATTTCAGACATCGCATCATGACTGTGGTCTTGTTCTTTAAAGCCAATCGACTGACGAACCGTTTGCTGTACACCAGCATTGGTTGTCATTACCAGCACAACATTTCTAAAATCAACTTTGCGACCATTATTGTCAGTCAACGTACCGTGATCCATCACTTGTAATAATATGTTGTAAATATCAGAGTGGGCTTTCTCCATCTCATCAAGCAATACAACACAGTATGGATTTTTAATCACAGCGTCGGTTAACAAACCACCCTGATCATAACCTACGTAACCAGGAGGAGCACCGATGAGTCGAGATACTGCGTGACGCTCCATATACTCTGACATGTCGAAACGAGCTAATTCAACACCCATGATTTTAGCAAGCTGTTGCGTAACTTCTGTTTTACCGACGCCTGTTGGCCCCGCGAATAAAAAGTTACCAATCGGCTTCGACTCGTTGCCTAAACCTGAACGCGACAGCTGTATTGCATCTGAAAGCGTGTCAATGGCTTGGTCCTGACCGAAAACGACCATTTTAAGATTGCGACCAAGGTTCTTCAGTACATGCTTGTCAGAAGTCGATACGGACTTCTCAGGTATACGCGCTATTTTCGCGATGATCTGCTCAATGTCAGCAACGTTTATGGTCTTTTTACGTTTAGACGCTGGCAACAAGCGCTGGCTTGCACCTGCTTCATCCATCACATCGATGGCTTTGTCTGGTAAAAAGCGCTCATTAATATATTTTGCTGATAGTTCGGCAGCGGCCGCCAGTGCTTTTTGCGTAAAACGCACGCTATGATGTTCTTCATAACGTGACTTCAATCCCATCAGTATCTTTGTCGTATCGTGTACACTCGGTTCAACAACATCTACTTTCTGGAAACGACGAGCAAGCGCTCGGTCTTTTTCAAAAATCCCCTGATACTCTTGATACGTTGTTGAGCCAATGCAGCGTAGCTCACCACTGCTCAATTTCGGTTTCAATAAATTAGACGCATCCATAACA is part of the Glaciecola nitratireducens FR1064 genome and encodes:
- the clpA gene encoding ATP-dependent Clp protease ATP-binding subunit ClpA: MLNKDLEQTLNEAFVFARQHRHEFMTVEHLLLMLLDNSAAQEALKACGASIEALRTELTDFVNETTPLMSEQQSTERETQPTLGFQRVLQRAVFHVQSSGKGEVTGANVLVAIFSEQESQAVYILKKADVTRLDVVNYISHGVSKSDEESGAPEEVQEEGVESEENQSMLSKYASNLNIAAKEGKIDPLIGRDQELERSIQILCRRRKNNPLLVGEAGVGKTAIAEGLAYRIVQEDVPDVIASSTVYSLDLGGLLAGTKYRGDFEKRLKGILKELSADPDAILFIDEIHTIIGAGAASGGVMDASNLLKPKLSSGELRCIGSTTYQEYQGIFEKDRALARRFQKVDVVEPSVHDTTKILMGLKSRYEEHHSVRFTQKALAAAAELSAKYINERFLPDKAIDVMDEAGASQRLLPASKRKKTINVADIEQIIAKIARIPEKSVSTSDKHVLKNLGRNLKMVVFGQDQAIDTLSDAIQLSRSGLGNESKPIGNFLFAGPTGVGKTEVTQQLAKIMGVELARFDMSEYMERHAVSRLIGAPPGYVGYDQGGLLTDAVIKNPYCVVLLDEMEKAHSDIYNILLQVMDHGTLTDNNGRKVDFRNVVLVMTTNAGVQQTVRQSIGFKEQDHSHDAMSEINKTFSPEFRNRLDGIVWFNHLDEQVILQVVDKFIIELQAQLDQKGVSLEVSDSARDWLAKKGYDKSMGARPMARIIQEKLKKDLAAELLFGKLSNGGEVKVDLKDDKLTFAYVPVTKAKTEA
- the infA gene encoding translation initiation factor IF-1 encodes the protein MAKEDCIEMEGTVQDTLPNTMFRVELENGHVVTAHISGKMRKNYIRILTGDKVTVEMTPYDLSKGRIIYRAR